A section of the Candidatus Endomicrobium procryptotermitis genome encodes:
- a CDS encoding [FeFe] hydrogenase, group A, with protein MIKVYINGRAYDVVENITIMQAATMAGYKIPRLCYHPKLSLFGGCRVCIVEVEGIKNFVASCTFPIREGMKIHTNTEAVRKARKEIVELILDNHPQDCNICKRNGICELQNLARVVGVEERAFEGERKSYKKDEASPCITNNQEKCILCGRCVRVCSEIQNINAIDFTNRGINTHISPAFDMSFKDSVCSTCGQCVNVCPTATLMEHDYIKETFEILNNKSKIKVVQIAPSVRAAIGEYFGIKPGKNWEKETAAALRKLGFDYVFDTQFAADLTIMEEASEFLERLKGNGELPMITSCSSAWMKAMEQFYPDLIANVSTCRSPMSMMSSIIKTYFAKKIGADPKDIISTAFMCCVAKKYEAHRPELLVDGMQMTDNALTTRELGWMLKSAGINLPDLKGEEFDSPLGMSSGAGTIFGATGGVMEAALRTAYEFATGKTLGDIDILAARGNQGIKEGKIDVGGTEVRFAVAHGLGNAAKLLNKVRKDKNKYHFIEIMACPGGCIGGGGQPYAGLGSEPFDVSLLKLRAQALYDSDKGKMIRKSHENPDIKKLYDEFLGKPLSQKAHKLLHTHYKPHTPEGIIPRGQIK; from the coding sequence AATATAACAATTATGCAGGCCGCCACTATGGCGGGCTATAAAATTCCAAGGCTTTGTTATCACCCAAAACTTTCTCTTTTCGGCGGTTGCCGTGTCTGCATAGTTGAAGTAGAAGGAATAAAAAATTTTGTGGCTTCATGCACTTTTCCCATCAGAGAGGGAATGAAAATTCATACCAATACCGAAGCCGTCAGAAAAGCCAGAAAAGAAATAGTCGAACTCATTTTAGACAATCATCCGCAAGACTGCAATATATGTAAAAGAAACGGAATATGCGAACTGCAAAATCTTGCACGTGTCGTAGGTGTAGAAGAAAGGGCTTTTGAAGGCGAAAGAAAAAGTTATAAAAAAGATGAGGCGTCTCCATGTATAACAAATAATCAAGAAAAATGCATTTTATGTGGAAGATGCGTGAGAGTCTGCTCGGAAATACAAAATATCAATGCCATAGATTTTACTAATAGAGGAATAAATACGCACATTTCGCCGGCATTTGACATGTCTTTCAAAGACAGCGTGTGTTCGACCTGCGGACAATGTGTAAACGTCTGCCCTACGGCGACGCTTATGGAACACGATTATATAAAGGAAACATTTGAAATCTTAAACAATAAATCGAAAATCAAAGTCGTGCAGATTGCCCCTTCCGTCAGAGCGGCGATAGGTGAATATTTTGGAATAAAACCGGGTAAAAACTGGGAAAAAGAAACGGCTGCCGCTTTGAGAAAGCTCGGGTTTGATTATGTGTTTGACACTCAGTTTGCCGCAGATTTGACCATTATGGAAGAGGCTAGTGAATTTTTGGAAAGGCTTAAAGGTAATGGAGAACTTCCGATGATAACTTCATGTTCAAGTGCGTGGATGAAAGCTATGGAACAGTTTTATCCTGATTTGATTGCGAATGTTTCCACATGCCGTTCCCCGATGTCTATGATGAGTTCTATAATCAAAACCTATTTTGCCAAAAAAATCGGCGCAGATCCAAAAGATATAATAAGCACTGCTTTTATGTGCTGCGTGGCAAAAAAATATGAAGCGCACAGACCTGAACTGCTTGTCGATGGAATGCAGATGACTGACAATGCGTTAACTACCAGAGAGCTTGGCTGGATGTTAAAATCCGCCGGAATAAATCTGCCAGACCTTAAAGGAGAAGAATTTGATTCTCCTTTAGGCATGTCTTCGGGAGCAGGAACTATTTTCGGCGCAACCGGTGGAGTTATGGAAGCCGCTTTAAGAACGGCTTACGAGTTTGCCACAGGTAAAACTCTCGGCGATATAGATATTCTTGCCGCAAGAGGAAATCAAGGTATAAAAGAAGGAAAAATAGACGTCGGAGGAACTGAAGTGCGTTTTGCAGTAGCGCACGGGCTTGGCAATGCAGCAAAATTGTTAAACAAAGTAAGAAAAGATAAAAACAAATACCATTTTATAGAAATCATGGCATGTCCGGGAGGCTGTATAGGCGGCGGCGGACAGCCTTATGCAGGACTTGGCTCAGAACCGTTTGACGTAAGTTTGCTAAAACTCAGAGCGCAGGCTCTCTATGATTCCGATAAAGGAAAAATGATAAGAAAAAGCCATGAAAATCCGGACATTAAAAAGCTTTATGACGAATTTCTCGGAAAACCTTTAAGTCAGAAAGCCCATAAACTTTTGCATACACATTATAAACCGCATACTCCTGAAGGGATAATACCTAGGGGACAAATTAAATGA
- the nuoE gene encoding NADH-quinone oxidoreductase subunit NuoE, whose translation MTDAKRKELEVFISEYARKENPSSYLIAVLHKAQELYGYLARETMEFISKSMNIPTANIWGVATFYHYFNLTPRGKYTILVCLGTACYVKGAGEIVEALKEELHIKEGETTKDMMFTLQEARCLGACGLAPVIMINGKIHGDLTPKKVVDIIKEYRKKEGK comes from the coding sequence ATGACTGATGCAAAACGCAAAGAGTTGGAAGTTTTTATAAGTGAATATGCCCGGAAAGAAAATCCTTCTTCGTATCTTATAGCCGTTTTGCATAAAGCGCAGGAATTATACGGGTATTTGGCTAGAGAGACTATGGAATTTATTTCTAAATCGATGAATATTCCGACGGCAAATATATGGGGTGTGGCCACTTTTTATCATTATTTCAATTTGACTCCGCGTGGAAAATATACGATTTTGGTTTGTCTTGGAACGGCATGTTACGTTAAAGGCGCAGGAGAAATCGTGGAAGCACTTAAAGAAGAACTTCATATTAAAGAAGGCGAAACCACAAAAGATATGATGTTTACGTTACAGGAAGCAAGATGTCTGGGAGCATGCGGTCTCGCTCCTGTTATTATGATAAACGGAAAAATACACGGAGATTTGACTCCTAAAAAGGTCGTTGACATAATTAAGGAATATAGGAAAAAAGAAGGCAAGTAA